The Cherax quadricarinatus isolate ZL_2023a chromosome 43, ASM3850222v1, whole genome shotgun sequence genome has a segment encoding these proteins:
- the LOC138853920 gene encoding uncharacterized protein: MKVECKSPMVVVAHRLPFTLQPDPHTGKLTRKPSAGGLVTAVAPVVVETQGLWVGWSGLHLEDSNVEIPEADPNDQTPTAGLKSSQVIPVILPKEKLDDFYDFCNSTLWPLFHYMPHCATFHADKWEVYKEVNAEFARLTVLTVKSLSESHPGSVPLVWLHDFHMMLAVDTIREKCHEENIPIKLAFFHHIPFPSWDIMHIFPWEDELLQSILGCDSVGFQTEDYCLNFIDCCQRRLGSRVHKEMLVEHNSRVVSVSPLPISIPYDRFVKLAEKAPQMNHLKEQLLLGVDSLDYSQGLLHRFKAFETLLKKHPELTERITFLQVVVPSHTGLKVYKELDEMIDSINKNYSTPNWIPIRCMYGCISQDELAGFYRDASVAVVTPLRDGMTLVAKEYVACQTRGSGVLILSYFAGACSSMQEALNVNPYETNEFADTLHRALTMSKDERELRIKQLRRREQKYDANFWFISFLKTVNCLGGAEESVAQCSVLPLSEEDFSKYLGTYVTESSNLALLLDYDGTLAPIVSHPDLAQMPDKTRSVLEALSNVPDVHIAIISGRAMDNLKSIVGIQGITYAGNHGFEIHHPDGTTFMHPVPDKYKVQLESLKRSLEGLDIEGAWVEDKGTGITFHYRKVDKEKVAGLTSQALKLFEEAGISPHQSLCAYEGRPPVTWNKGYAAVHILRTIFGSDWSDNVSTIFVGDDKTDEDAIKTLKGMAVTFRVTGFRNVKTTATHCLSTTDDVFTMLKWIEKRLRSRASAAK, from the exons tgctggtggtctggtgACAGCTGTAGCACCCGTGGTGGTGGAAACTCAGGGACTCTGGGTGGGATGGTCTGGTCTCCACCTCGAGGATAGTAATGTGGAAATTCCTGAAGCTGATCCTAATGACCAGACACCCACGGCAGGCCTGAAGAGCAGTCAG GTAATCCCGGTGATTCTGCCCAAGGAGAAACTGGATGACTTTTATGACTTCTGCAACAGTACCCTCTGGCCTCTCTTCCACTACATGCCTCACTGTGCAACTTTCCATGCGGACAAGTGGGAG GTTTACAAAGAAGTGAATGCTGAGTTCGCCcgactgacagtgttgacagtgaagAGTTTATCAGAGAGTCACCCTGGGTCTGTGCCTCTAGTGTGGCTACACGACTTTCACATGATGCTGGCTGTCGATACTATTCGCGAGAAGTGCCACGAGGAAAACATTCCCATCAAACTAGCATTTTTCCATCATATTCCCTTCCCGTCTTGGGATATTATGCACATCTTTCCTTGGGAGGATGAACTACTTCAAAGCATCTTAGGATGCGACTCTGTAGGCTTTCAAACTGAAGATTATTGCCTCAACTTCATTGATTGTTGTCAGAGACGTCTTGGTTCCCGTGTTCACAAAGAGATGTTGGTTGAACATAACTCCCGGGTGGTTTCTGTAAGTCCTCTACCCATCAGTATTCCTTATGATCGCTTTGTGAAGCTGGCAGAGAAGGCACCACAGATGAATCACCTTAAAGAACAGCTTTTGTTGGGAGTGGATAGTCTTGACTATTCACAGGGCCTCCTTCATCGCTTCAAAGCTTTCGAAACTCTTCTCAAAAAACATCCAGAGTTGACTGAGCGTATAACTTTCCTTCAGGTGGTGGTTCCATCCCACACAGGTTTGAAAGTGTacaaagagctggatgagatgATCGACAGTATAAATAAAAATTATTCCACCCCAAACTGGATTCCTATACGCTGCATGTATGGCTGTATATCTCAGGATGAATTGGCTGGTTTCTACCGTGATGCCTCTGTGGCAGTAGTAACTCCTCTGAGGGATGGTATGACTCTTGTAGCTAAGGAATATGTAGCTTGTCAAACTCGTGGGTCTGGTGTTCTTATTCTCTCTTACTTTGCTGGTGCTTGTTCCTCGATGCAAGAAGCTCTAAACGTTAATCCTTATGAAACCAATGAGTTTGCTGACACGCTTCACAGAGCACTTACAATGTCGAAAGATGAGAGAGAATTACGCATAAAGCAGTTACGTCGCCGTGAGCAAAAATATGATGCCAATTTCTGGTTCATTTCCTTCCTCAAGACTGTAAATTGCCTTGGTGGTGCGGAAGAGTCAGTAGCCCAGTGTAGTGTCCTTCCTTTGAGTGAGGAAGACTTCAGTAAATATTTGGGTACATATGTAACTGAATCCTCAAACTTGGCATTGTTGCTAGATTATGATGGCACACTGGCTCCCATAGTATCTCATCCTGACCTAGCCCAGATGCCTGACAAAACCCGTAGCGTCTTGGAGGCCTTGTCAAATGTGCCAGATGTTCACATTGCCATAATCTCTGGTCGTGCCATGGACAATCTTAAGTCAATAGTTGGAATTCAGGGCATAACCTACGCTGGTAATCATGGTTTTGAAATTCATCACCCAGATGGAACAACATTTATGCACCCAGTTCCTGATAAGTATAAGGTACAGCTAGAATCCCTAAAGAGGAGTCTAGAGGGACTTGATATAGAGGGTGCATGGGTTGAAGACAAGGGTACTGGCATAACCTTCCACTACCGCAAGGTTGACAAGGAGAAAGTGGCAGGGCTTACATCCCAGGCTCTAAAGCTGTTTGAAGAAGCTGGCATTTCCCCACACCAGTCCCTGTGTGCATATGAAGGTCGTCCTCCAGTGACCTGGAACAAAGGATATGCCGCTGTACATATTCTCCGCACAATCTTTGGCTCAGACTGGTCGGACAATGTGTCTACCATATTTGTTGGTGACGATAAGACTGATGAAGATGCCATAAAAACCTTGAAGGGTATGGCAGTTACCTTCCGAGTGACGGGATTTCGTAATGTTAAAACAACAGCCACACACTGCCTGTCTACAACAGATGATGTCTTCACTATGCTCAAGTGGATTGAGAAAAGATTAAGGTCTAGGGCATCTGCAGCCAAATAA